GGTTTATTTGAATTTCCGAAGAATAGGATATTTATGAGTGTTTATAAAAAATTTATATTTGTAGTCCTATTCCTATCTGCCGAAGCGATGTCCTCTTTATCGAGCCCAGAGTTGCCAAAATCTATTAATATTGTTTCAGGAATTCCGCTCACGATCACTCCTCAATATTTGCATTCAATTAAAATTAAAGAGAACGAAAATACAGGAGGCTGGGGCGATGTGATGTCGAATGTCATAATGGCATTGGAATTTAAAAAAATGTACCCCCAAATTCAAGTGAGACTTATCGTTACTCTAAATGATGATGATAAAAGAAAAAATGTGAATAAGGTAAGAAGCTTTATTCCAGAAGTTCTGAAAAATGAAAACGGGGATGTCTATTTAAATCCAGATGTAAAAGAAGCGCAATATTATAAAGGTGTCGAAATTTACTTTGTCTCCGTTCCGCAAGAATTGACCTTCGCAGATCCTAACAATCTTTCATTAAGACAAAGAAACGAGGTTATCAAGCTGACATCTCACATTCCTTACGCCGATTTGGGCTTGCAGTATTCGGCAAACAATAACCCTTTCTCGAATTTAGTTGTTAAGAGTGCGGAAATGCAGATTTCTTTTGGAGAATACCTGCAGGCTTCTGAGTCCTACAGTCATACTATTTTTAACACCAAACCTATGATTGTAAAATTAAATGCGGGCCCATTGGGGTTTGGTGTTTACGGTTTTGATAGTCATAATGATGGACTACACTCTGAGAAAAATAAAAAATATGTTGAAGAATTTTTATCACCTATCATCCAGAAAAATTCAAATCAGCTAGATTCAAATCAACGGACATCGCCTCCTAAGACTTTCCATCTGAATTTGTCAGAAATTAATTTAGCATTTGCTTACGCGGGAGATCCTCAATTAACAGAAGATTATATTCAAGCAGTAGAGAAAATTTCTAAAGATATTCCAGATCGTAAAACCGTGATTGTTTTTAAAGGGAGTGGTTCTGTACAAATTAAAGAAAATTGCATTCTTGTTCCCATTGGAAAACACCCATGGGAGTTAGCTCATGCGCTTATTTCAGAATCTACTTTTTCGCCATTGATTACCGGAGATGGATCGTTTTCTTCGGCAATAGAAACAATGAGCCCAACAAAATCGTATTTATATGAAGGAGTTCCGTGGAAATTAGAAACCGTGATAGATATCACCAGAACTGTGTTCAAAAATGATCCCGAAGGGTATGATTTGGCACAATCTGCAATTTTGCCACTCACAAATGAATTAGATAATGAAGGGATTGCAAGGCCTGATCGAGTCAACAGAATTGTAAGTGTTTTAAAAGCTCAATCTTTGCATCAAAGTCTTTTCTCGTATTATTCTCATCACAGAAACAAACTAAAAATAGCAGATAACACTCTTAATGTTTATCAACTTAAGTCCATTTTTAAAACGATTCAAAAGGGTATTGATAAAGGATTGACCTTCAGTGAAGAGTACTTGATTTGGCTAATCGAAATAACCAAATTGGTTTCAGTAGAAAAGTTTGTTTCAACTGAAAAATTAACGAAAGAGCTGAACGATAAATACTATGGAAAATCATTTCAATTGTTAGAGAAATGGTTTGTTTTGTTTACGCTATGGGAGTTGGATCGAGCCGTCAATCCGGACGACGTAAAAACGGTAATTGAAGAAACCCTCACTCTGCTAGAGCAAAGAGAAACTCAAAAAAAAGATGAGGTTTCTATCGTTTTATTTACAATGCTTGATCAGATAAATGCTTCAGAGAAATCCAAGCAAGGATTATTTCAGGCTATGAAAAATGATAAAGAAACCTATAGAAGTTTTGATGTTTTAAGAAAAAAGTATATTTTACAATCAGCAGAAGGTCGTCAATTTTTTCTTCCAAGGGAAAATAGTTGTTTATCTTCCTATCTGCTAGGGACGAGTCTTTAATAGAAATTATGGGAATCGTTTCATTGGTCACAACGGAGAGACGCATGGATATAAAATACGTAAGATTTTTAACAAGTGTGAAACTTATTCTGTATTTATTTCTGTTTTTGCAGGGCTTTTCCTGCTTTTCTATGCCAAAAAATAAAATGGTGATGACTGCAAAAACATGGAGTCTGACTTCTGAAGCAACCAGGTATTATCAGTATCAACTTACTGAGGGGAAAGATCCTGATCAAATTTCAGAAGTGACATTGACTCCTAGTTACGAAACTAAAAAATTTAAATTAATTTCGATTCTTAACTATTTGAAAAGTGACTTAAATTCAGATCAAGCCGATTGGGACGACCCAGTCATCAATCTTTCTACGATCCCGAAAAATATTTTTCCTGCAATTAAAGGTAGATCTTTTTTGACGAGCACGGTGGGTTTATCAAAGTTAAGTCGCGAAGAAAACAAACAATATGGAGCTCTCGGTGTGGGATATGGAATTATCATGGACTCAGAGTTTTTGAAAATTCCTGCATTTTCTTTTTCAAGCTCGCTGAGTTTGCTAAAGGCATTCCAAGAATCAGAGGAAACAACCAAAGCGGAATCAAATGTTAATTTATATTCTGTAAGTAATAATATTTTTGCCTACAGCTGGCGTCAGATAACAGCGACAGTACAATTTAAGTTTATAAATAAAATTAAATATAATGAAGACTTTGCAAACGAGTACATCACGGCTCAGGAAATCGGTTATGCTTTTTCTAAAGAGCTGACAGCCGTTACGGGGCATGCTAATGCCGCTAAAACCATGGATGAGGAAACCGGAGATTTCAATATCCGTGTATTAAATAATGAGACATCTTATTTCTATTTTAAAATTCAAATTAATATTTAAACAAGTGTAAGTCTGCTATTTTATTCTGATTCCCATAATGAAACATGAACGAAATATGATTTCTTACCTCTTTGGCTCAACTAATTCGTCCTACTGGCCGATAGTCTAGGTGGGTATAGGTATTCATCTAACTTGCATGTAAGAGGGTGTTATGGGAAATACTAATTTTATAAAGATCTCTGTTTTTTGGCTCGGGATTCTTTTTCTTATTAACGGGTGTACTCCCGCGTCTCCGGTATTTGATTTTGATTTTTCGAAAGAAAAGCTTTCAAGTTCCTTCAAAATAAAATCAGATGTTAGCTTTTTGAATATCGAAAATAAATCTAAAATGAATATCTCTGGAACCTGCGAGGCCTCATCCAGTGCTAAATTTAGGATCACTACTCCTTTAGTTTTGGATCTCGAATGTCTCAATGGTCAATTTTCAAAAAACTTAGATTTATCAGAAGTTGCTGATGGCATCATTGAAGTTTCAGTTGAATCAAAATATATTTTTGGTGATACTTTTGTTGAAAAATTGATGATTCAAAAAGACACTCAAAGCCCAACATTGAGTCTCCTGGCTTCCGGTTCAATGGCCACAAATCAGCCAAATTTAGCTCTGGCAGGGCTTTGTTCCGAAACGAATGAAAAGGTGTCAGTTTCTGAGCTTATTTCAGGAATTTCTCAAGATACTGTTTGCACTAGCGGGACGTGGTCTTTAGTTTTTAACTTATCATCTAGGCTCTCTCAAAATTTATTTCAATTTAAGGTTAGGCATAGTGACAGAGCTGGAAATTTTAGGGAAGAAAATTCAGGACAGGTGACACGTTTAACTATTGGAAATTTCGATATTAATGGAGTTTCAAAGACTAGCGGGCCTTCATCGAGTGCTAAGTTAAATGAAAGTTTCAATAGTTTTTTTCTAAATTGGACAGCCGCCACAAATGTCGACCATTTTGAAATACTCATCAACGAATATAATTCAGAAACGGCCTTGTACGATATTTTTATGTGCAGTGAGGGTTCCATTCTTGGATCAGATGTGGAGCATCATCTGACCACCTGTAGTTTGAGTATGGCAAAGTCTTACCAGGCAACTTTGATTGCCACAGATGCGTCAGGCTTTACCGTTTCTAAAAGTTTTAATTTTCAAACCAAAGAGCCACCAAAATTGAGAACAGGAGCTTCCAAACTTTATATTATGTCTAGTTTTGATAATTCCATAGCCACGCAAATCGATTATAGTTCGATTATTGATGATGTTCCAGAGGGAGCCCCTTTTACCGTCACACCCGTAAGTATTTCTACTCCTATTTCTATTAACGGGGTTCATGAACTCAATGACATTTCACAAAAAATTGAAATGAGGCCTGGTAACTATGCAGATGGAAACTTGTCAGGAATTTTTTCGGCGACTTACAAATTCGCGGATCAATTTAATAATGTCTCAGGAATTTATACCATTCAGTATCATATTGTGATGCCCTATTCTTGGGCAGGCATGGTAGATAATGATTTTAATAATCCTTACAACTGGTGCGGGAGTGTCGGGTTATTCACTGGATGTCAGGGGGCGAATTTGCCTCCTAGCTTTAGTACTAAAATCATGATTGATAATTTATGTACGTCTCCGACGGCGAGTTGGTTGGGACCAAACAATTGTTCTCCACAGTTAACAGCACCAAGTCAGGTTCATTCATTTTATTTAAAAGATAATTTCTTTGATCAAAGTGGACACGCTTTCTCTGTTGGAAATATCCATGGTCCGGGCGCCGGTGATTTGGCGAGGTCTAAATCTTTTTTTAAGCAAACAGGTGGACAGTTTAATTTGAATATATCCACAGGTAGATTAGAGGTTACATTTAAATATGAACTACTGGGCGGTGTGTTTTACGCTCCTTTAGGCTCTGATTTTATTCTTAATAGCAAGGACAATCCTCATCTCTCAACAATTGCAAAAATTATTGATAAAAATAATTTTTTTCATAATAACGGAACCCTTGTCTTTGCGGATCCAAATGGATCATCAGGGGATTATACGATTTTTGATGCCCCAGATGGTTTGGAATTAAATAATTTAAAGATGGATACCGACGGTGGAAGTTGGAAATTGAAGTCTGATAATTTAGTTGTTACTGGAATTCTGGATTTGGCAGGAAGAGATTTTGGAGGCTCTTTCCCTCAGCTGGATTTCTATTCAACAACCTCAAAAATAACGTTAGCTGGGGATTTGTATTGTTCAGGTCAGAGTCGAGGATGGACCGTTCCTGTTCACATTGATAACACACTTTCACATTACAGAGTCACCCATCCTGATTGTCAAATACCTCCCCTTTACTTAGAAGGTACGGCTGAGCTGACAGAGGACTTATTATCAACAAATAACTTGCAGTTGCAATCTCTTCGAATTGCAGCTGGAGCAATGTTTACAGCTCCAAGTCAAATTGGCAGAACAAAGAAGCTGATATTTAACACCCAAAAAATGCCGACACTTAGCTACGCTTTAAAAGTGCAAGGAATTTTTAATCACAATATGGCTACAGTTGAATTTCAGAATAATTCAAGTTCTTCAGCTGTCTATCGCATCTTATCTACCCAGCCGTTTAGCAAACTCATGTTTACAAATAATTTGGGGATGATTTCTGCTTATAAGGTAGAATCAAATTTGGTAGCTTTGATATTAGAGTTTTCTGGTGCCAATCCCGTGAATCTTCAAAGTTCGGCGGTTTCCATTCAAACTGATAGTTTCATATTGGACAAAGGACTCACTCCTGATGCGTACGAATTGGATAGAGTTGTGATGTCGGCTTCAGGAAGTGGAGACATCGCTGTAAATACCGCTGATAGGATCAATATAAAGAATCTTGAATTGAGGCGAACTGCAGGTGTTTCAGGTAATTCGTCATCAGTTGACTTCTCAGGAATGAAACTGGATTTAAATTCTTTTGATTTGCAGCTGAATAGTCAATCGTTCTTCTATGATACAATGACTGGATTAGGCTCTATACAGGGTTCAGTTGCTATAACGGACAATGCGATATAATTTTAAAAAAAGTATAAAGAAAAGACTAAAGCCCAGGAGTAAATTGCCGATAGGTTTTAAAGAAGATCCAAGCGCGCAGGAAGAAAGAGAAGGCCAAAACAGAGTACTCAAACAAGGAAAGAATGAAGGGAGTGTCGATGGCTAGTCGACCGGATATCTGAAGTGCCTCAAAGAAAAATGGCTAATAACAATTTTTCAAGGAGGTTTGTAAGTGAGATATATCATTGTTAAAAATGTTATTAAACTAAAGGTAAAACAGGAGTTGTTAGAATTAACTGACCATCCTGAAACGGGGCCCCCAATGGGCTAAGTGTAAAAAGCTCTGATTTGTATCAGAGCTTTTTTTTTGCTCAGAGCGAGTTTGAAAGGTCTTAAATCATCGTTCTCGTCGGTCGGACTCCCTGCGACTTGGCGGTGCCAAGCCTCAGTCGTCTCCCTCCTGCGGCCTTGATTAAGACCTTTCAAACTCGCTCCAAAAATGAAACTTACGTTCTAAATACCTATTGACCTGATCTGGAGCTCCAAGCTAGGCTAAATCGTTTTAACAGAAAAGGTCAATTTATGAGAAAAAATTTAGTAAGAGTTTATCCCTCTAAAGAAAAGCTTGAAAGAAAAGATCAATTAGCCTGGAAAATGGCAGAACTAGCAACAGATAAGGTAGCTATCTCTTCAGAGGTTACAGAGATGGTGATTAACAGAATTATAGATAACGCCTCGGTGGCCATAGCGGCAGCAAACCGAAGACCTGTGGCCTCGGCAAGGGCTATGGCTTTGGCTCATCCCTGGGTCGGCAAGCAAAAGGGCACAGGGGAAGGCAGAGCTTTTGGTGGTGCCACTGTTTTTGGAATGCCCAACGACCAAAAATTTTCCTGTGAGTGGGCAGCCTGGGCCAACGGAACCGCGGTCAGAGAATTAGATTATCATGATACCTTTTTGGCTGCTGATTATTCTCATCCTGGGGACAATATCCCTCCCATTTTAGCTGTGGCTCAACAGTTGGGTCAGAGTGGCAAAGATTTACTTCGAGGGATTGTCACGGGTTATGAAATGCATGTTAATTTGGTAAAAGGCATTTGTCTTCATAAGCATAAAAAAGATCATATCGCTCATTTGTGCCCGGCCTCAGCAGCGGGTGTTGGAGCCATGCTGAATTTGCCCACAGAGGTCGTTTATCAGGCCATTCAGCAAGCCGTGCACGTTTCTTTTTCAACACGCCAATCTCGAAAGGGAGAGATTTCTTCATGGAAGGCCTATGCCCCGGCCCATGCAGGAAAATTATCCATTGAAGCGGTTGATCGTTGCATGAGAGGAGAAGGGGCTCCTTCACCCATTTATGAAGGGGAGGATTCAGTCATTGCCTACATGCTGGATGGCAAGGATGGAAAATATGAAGTCCCATTGCCTGAAATGGGAGAAGAGAAAAGAGCTATTTTGGAAACCTATACCAAGGAGCATTCAGCGGAATATCAATCCCAAGCTTTGATCGATTTAGCTTGCCGTATGAGAAGCAAAATATCGAATTTCGATGATATAAAAGAAATCATCATTCATACGTCCCATCATACCCATTATGTTATTGGGACTGGGGCCAATGATCCACAAAAAATGGATCCTAAAGCTTCTAGAGAAACCCTAGATCATTCTATCATGTATATTTTTGCAGTGGCTCTTCAGGATGGAAGCTGGCATCATGTTCAGTCCTACTCTCCAGAGCGTGCGAACAGAGCTGATACCGTTAAGTTATGGCATAAAATCAGAACCGTTGAAGATCCAAAATGGACCGAGGCTTACCATTTTCAAGATCCTGATAAAAAACGTTTTGGCGGTCGAGTCGAAATCCTTTTCCGCAATGGGACCTCAGTCATTGATGAATTGGGAGTTGCGAATGCTCATCCGGCCGGAGCTAAACCATTTAAGCGAGCTGATTATATTCGTAAATTTGATATTTTGACCTCTGAGATTATTACTAAGGAAGAGAGAAATCGATTTATCTCTCTTTGTGAAAATCTGACGGACCTGACGCTGGAACAAGTTCAAGAATTAAATGTTCAGATTCCCATAGAGAAATTGATAAATAATAAAAGAGACACGAAGGGAATTTTTTAAGATGTTGTTTCCAGAAATAACATCTTCAGAGAAAAGAAAAAAATTTCGGCAGCAGCTTCAAACAGGAAATTTACTGGAGTTCCCGGGTGCATTTTCTCCTTTAACTGCCATGCTTATTGAAAGAAAAAAATTTGATGGAGTTTATATTTCGGGTTCTGTTTTATCTAATGACCTAGGTTATCCAGATATTGGGCTAACAACTCTTTCCGAAGTGGCCTATCGCGGTCGTCAAATTGCGAGGGCTACATCTCTTCCAAGTCTTATTGATATTGACACGGGTTTTGGTGAGCCGATGAATGTCACCCGAACGGTACAAGAAATGATTGAAATGGGAATCTGTGCTGTTCATATGGAAGATCAATTGAATCCAAAACGCTGTGGGCATTTAGATAATAAGGCCCTAGTTTCAAGGGAAGAAATGACAAAGAAAATCAGGGCCGCAGTGCTTGGGAAAAAGTTAGATCCTGATTTTTTAATTATGGCTCGAACCGATGCAAAAGCTTCGGAAGGAATCGATGCCGCAATCACTAGAGCCAAGGCCTATGTGGATGCTGGTGCAGAAGCTATTTTTCCTGAGGCCCTAGTTGATGAAAAAGAATTTGAAAAATTTAGGAAGGCCATTTCGGTGCCGTTGCTTGCAAATATGACTGAGTTTGGTAAGTCTAAATTATTAACGAAAAAACAACTAACTGATTTGGGTTTTAATATCGTGATTTATCCAGTTTCAACTTTAAGACTTGCTATGAAGGCTGTTGAAAGAGGGCTTGATTCTTTAAGACAAGAAGGTAATCTAGAGAAAGTAGTTCCAGAGATGCAAACAAGAAAAGAACTCTATGATTTGACTCGATATGAAGAATACAATCAGTTCGACCAAGGAATTTTTAATTTTAAAATATGATTTTTATGAGGAGGCGAAATGTCAGTACAACAAGATAACTATTTAAATCCAGATTATATTCCAGAACCAGAAAAAGTAAATACCAAAAAAGGACTTGAGGGTTCTGTCATTGACACTTCGAGTGTATCCAAGGTGAATTCGGATACGAATACGTTGATTTATCGTGGTTACCCGGCTCAGGAATTGGCGGAAAACTGTCGCTTTGAAGAAGTGGCTTATTTATTATATCACGGAGAACTTCCAACAGCTGTTTCATTGGCAAACTTTGAAAAACTCGAAAGATCTTATCGTGAGATTTCAAAAGATAATTTAAATATTGTAAAAATTCTTTCTAAGAAATGTCATCCCATGGATTCCATTAGAACGGGAGTGAGCTTGCTAGGTTGTGAGGATGAAAGAGTTTGGGACTCCAGCCCCGCTACCAATGTGGATAAAGCGATTCAGTTGTTAGCCAAGATTCCTACCATGGTGGCTGCTGATTACCGGTTTAAAAATAATTTGGATTTTATCCCTCCAAGTAAAGATCTTTCTATCAGTGAAAACTTTTTTAATATGTGTTTTGGTAAAATTCCTCAGAAAGAAATTATCAAAGCTTTTGACGTTTCTTTGATTCTTTATGCAGAACATTCTTTCAATGCCTCTACCTTTACAACGAGGGTGGTCACCTCGACAGAGAGCGATCTCTATTCGGCAACGGTTGCCGGTATTGGTGCTTTGAAGGGCCCGCTTCATGGTGGAGCTAACGAGCAAGTGATGCACATGATGATGGAAATTGGCGATCCCGCAAAGGCAGAGTCGTGGTTATTAGAGGCTTTGGCGGCAAAGAAAAAAGTAATGGGTTTTGGTCATCGGGTGTATAAAAAAGGTGATTCTCGAGTTCCGACGATGAAGAAATACACTCAAGTGATGGCCGACGTGATTGGCGATCAAAAATGGATGAAAATGTATAATTCACTAGAGAAAGTGATGATTGAAAAGAAAAAAATATATCCAAATCTGGATTTTCCTGCGGGACCTGCCTATTACATGATGGGATTTGAAATAGATTTCTTCACACCCATTTTCGTTATGGCAAGAACTGTTGGATGGTCAGCTCATATCATGGAGCAAGCGGCACATAATCGAATTATAAGACCCTTGAGCGAATATATTGGCCCAGAACAAAGACATGTCATGCCTATTTCAGAACGAAAATAGAGGATTAAATGAATCAAATGAGTCGTCCCAAGTGGGTTGTTGTTGTTCTGTTTTCAGTTATTTTATCAGCTTGTGCAGGGCCTTTATCTAAGCCCTCTGAAGAATCAAAAGCAGAAAAGACATCAACAGCTCCAACGGTGGCGGCTCAAGGAAATGTTTCTGCAAAGTTTTTGTATAAGCCACCAAAATCTAATGATCTTATTCCTAGAGGTTTGGATTTTGCCAATGCCCCTTCAGTGATTGCTTTCGGTTCCTGTGCCCATCAGGATTTTCCCCAACCCATTTGGGAAGTTATTTCGAAAACCAATCCGGATTTATTTTTATTTATGGGAGATAATGTTTACGCTTCAAATCCTGAAACAAAGCCTATTTCAGCGCAATACGAGAAGTTGAATCAAATTAAAGAGTTTCGATCTTTTAGGGAAAAAATTCCTTTTTTGGCCACTTGGGATGATCATGATTATGGATTAAATAATGGAGGGGCCGAAAACCCCGAGAAGGAAGAAGCTAAAAAGGATTTTTTAAATCAGTGGGCCTATGTCAGAGATTCTCTTAAGTTGAATCAAGGTGGTATTTATTATGCCAAAACACTTGGTGGGGTTCGAAAGAAATCTCCGATCGTCCAAGTTATCTTGTTGGATACTCGGTGGTTCCGTTCGCCATTAAAGCCAGCCATGGAGGCTCAGGCAACGGGAAAAAATTATCTTCCCAACGAGGATAAAGGAGTCACCATTTTAGGGGAGGAGCAATGGCAATGGCTGGAGCGGCAACTTTTGAAGCCTGCGAATCTAAGACTCGTGGTTTCAAGTATTCAATTTATTCCAGAAAATCAAGGCTTCGAGAAATGGGCTAATTTTCCTAAGGAAAAAGAAAGATTTATTAGCCTATTAAAAAGAACCCATGCCAAAAATTTATTTATTTTGAGCGGAGATCGTCATCAGGGCTCTATTTCTAAGATGGATATCAATGGGTGGGGTCCCTTATTCGAAGTCACTTCAAGTTCGTTAAATAGGCCCAAGGTTTATGAGGAATCGGATCCCACTTACCTAGGGCCACTCGTTAAAACTGAAAATTTTGGACTTGCCCTGATTGATTGGCAAAAAAAGAGAATTCGTTTTGAGCTGAGAAACCTTCAAGGTGAAACTCTAAATAAAATCGAAACCAGCATAAAGTAAGAACGCTGGTTTGAGACAGAGAATTTGTAGCTGCCACGGAAGTCCTAGAAAAGATATCTTCTAAAGGCAATGCTGGACACTAAGCCTAATCCAGCCATGGTGGTGAGCATGCTAGAGCCCCCATAGGACAACAAAGGCAATGGGACTCCTACGATAGGGAGCAATCCAATAACCATTCCCATATTCACAAACATATGCCAGAAAATATAACTGAGGATTCCTATACAAATCATGGCGCCGAATTTATCCCTCGATTGATAGGCAATTCTGAGAATCAGAAAAAATAAAATACAAAATAATCCAATAGTTGTTACCGCACCAATAAATCCATGTTCTTCGCTTAAAACGGAATAAATAAAATCAGTATGCCGTTCAGGTAAGAACTCGAGTTGAGACTGGGTTCCCTTGCGAAAACCCTTGCCAAAAAATTGCCCTGATCCCACAGCATATTTTGATTGTAAAGCATTATAGCCTGTTTTTCTGGGATCATTCTCTGGAGAAAGAAAAGTTAAAATCCTATTTTTCTGATAGTCATGGAGAACAAACTTCCAAGCCAAAGGAAGAGAAATAGAAATAAGAATCAAGCCACTTATCAGAATGTGTTTTCTAACACGGGTAAATAGAATCATCGTCAAGCTGATGGCCGTTACCATCATGGCGGTCCCCAGATCGGGTTGTTTCATTATCAGAATAAAAGGAACTATCAAAAGAACTAAGGGTCCAAAGAGTTCTTTGAACCCCATTCCCTTTCCATAGGAATTTCTTGAAGAAAGCACTTTTCCCAAAACCATAATCATCGCTAACTTCATTGTTTCGGACGGCTGGTACCTAAAAAAGCCAAAGTCAATCCAGCGCTGGGCTCCTAAGGCAATTTTACCAAAAAAGTCCACGTAAAAAATAGCTAACAGATTTACGAAATAGATAAAAAAACAAATTTTTCTGACCACTCCATAATCGATCAACGTCGCAATGAAAAAGATACTCCAGCCAGAGATTAACCAAACAATTTGATTAATAAATAAGGATTCGGATTCTTTGGAGTTAGGCCCATGGGTGGCGCTGTATAAATTAATTAAGCCAATGATGTTAAGTGCGAAAATGACCAGAATTAAGTTCCAGTCCAATCGTTTAAATAATGTCTTTTCTTCATAGGAAACTGATAATTCCACATTTAATCCTTTTTATTTATCCGCCGACGACTCATCTGCCATCCAACGATCACTCATCGATGGCCTCTGGTTCTGGCGAGGGGGTGAGGGCTTTAACACTTTTAACTTTTTGAGATTTGAGCCCTTCAGCAATTATATCTGGATGGTATTTTTCAAAATAAGCTTGGATGACATCTCGAACAATTGGAGCCGCCCCTGTGCTGCCATGACAAGAATGTTCAGCCAAAACTCCCACGGCGATCTCGGGATTTTCAACAGGAGCAAAGGCAATAAACCAACCATGATGGCGCATATGAATCGGTTTCGAAGTGCAATTAGAATAAATTTGATCAGCAGAAAAACCCATAACTTGGGAAGTTCCTGTTTTTCCAGCCATTTGCACTCCAGGAATTTTCCAGAATCGAGCGGTGCCACGGTCCCCATTAGCGACCCTTCGCATGCCTTCGCGAACGATATCAAAAGTTTTTTCTGAAATTTTAACGCCATTAGCTTGTACCTTTGTAAGATCTCTGACAAGTTGAGGAAAAGTTTCTTTTAAGACCTTTCCTTCTTGATCGACCACTTTTTGAATAACATAAGGTCGATAAACTTTTCCTTTTAATCCAATGGTGTTGTAAGCGAGGGTCATTTGTAACAAGGTCGTGTTGACGAAGCCTTGGCCAATGGCCGTACTCAGATTTTCACCTTCTTGCCATTCCTCGCCTCGATTTTGTTTTTTCCAAAGAGAATTGGGCATATTGCCGGGAACTTCACGGGCTAATTCAATTCCTGTTTTTTGCCCAATGCCAAGAAGAGAAATGTAGTCGTACATTTTTTCAATACCTAAGCGAATTCCCATTTGATAAAAAAATACATTCGAGCTTCTCTCGATAGCATCGTAAATATTAATATTTCCATGCCCGCCTTTTTGATGATCG
This genomic stretch from Deltaproteobacteria bacterium harbors:
- the rodA gene encoding rod shape-determining protein RodA; this translates as MELSVSYEEKTLFKRLDWNLILVIFALNIIGLINLYSATHGPNSKESESLFINQIVWLISGWSIFFIATLIDYGVVRKICFFIYFVNLLAIFYVDFFGKIALGAQRWIDFGFFRYQPSETMKLAMIMVLGKVLSSRNSYGKGMGFKELFGPLVLLIVPFILIMKQPDLGTAMMVTAISLTMILFTRVRKHILISGLILISISLPLAWKFVLHDYQKNRILTFLSPENDPRKTGYNALQSKYAVGSGQFFGKGFRKGTQSQLEFLPERHTDFIYSVLSEEHGFIGAVTTIGLFCILFFLILRIAYQSRDKFGAMICIGILSYIFWHMFVNMGMVIGLLPIVGVPLPLLSYGGSSMLTTMAGLGLVSSIAFRRYLF
- a CDS encoding alkaline phosphatase family protein; this encodes MNQMSRPKWVVVVLFSVILSACAGPLSKPSEESKAEKTSTAPTVAAQGNVSAKFLYKPPKSNDLIPRGLDFANAPSVIAFGSCAHQDFPQPIWEVISKTNPDLFLFMGDNVYASNPETKPISAQYEKLNQIKEFRSFREKIPFLATWDDHDYGLNNGGAENPEKEEAKKDFLNQWAYVRDSLKLNQGGIYYAKTLGGVRKKSPIVQVILLDTRWFRSPLKPAMEAQATGKNYLPNEDKGVTILGEEQWQWLERQLLKPANLRLVVSSIQFIPENQGFEKWANFPKEKERFISLLKRTHAKNLFILSGDRHQGSISKMDINGWGPLFEVTSSSLNRPKVYEESDPTYLGPLVKTENFGLALIDWQKKRIRFELRNLQGETLNKIETSIK
- a CDS encoding MmgE/PrpD family protein, producing MRKNLVRVYPSKEKLERKDQLAWKMAELATDKVAISSEVTEMVINRIIDNASVAIAAANRRPVASARAMALAHPWVGKQKGTGEGRAFGGATVFGMPNDQKFSCEWAAWANGTAVRELDYHDTFLAADYSHPGDNIPPILAVAQQLGQSGKDLLRGIVTGYEMHVNLVKGICLHKHKKDHIAHLCPASAAGVGAMLNLPTEVVYQAIQQAVHVSFSTRQSRKGEISSWKAYAPAHAGKLSIEAVDRCMRGEGAPSPIYEGEDSVIAYMLDGKDGKYEVPLPEMGEEKRAILETYTKEHSAEYQSQALIDLACRMRSKISNFDDIKEIIIHTSHHTHYVIGTGANDPQKMDPKASRETLDHSIMYIFAVALQDGSWHHVQSYSPERANRADTVKLWHKIRTVEDPKWTEAYHFQDPDKKRFGGRVEILFRNGTSVIDELGVANAHPAGAKPFKRADYIRKFDILTSEIITKEERNRFISLCENLTDLTLEQVQELNVQIPIEKLINNKRDTKGIF
- the prpB gene encoding methylisocitrate lyase, which gives rise to MLFPEITSSEKRKKFRQQLQTGNLLEFPGAFSPLTAMLIERKKFDGVYISGSVLSNDLGYPDIGLTTLSEVAYRGRQIARATSLPSLIDIDTGFGEPMNVTRTVQEMIEMGICAVHMEDQLNPKRCGHLDNKALVSREEMTKKIRAAVLGKKLDPDFLIMARTDAKASEGIDAAITRAKAYVDAGAEAIFPEALVDEKEFEKFRKAISVPLLANMTEFGKSKLLTKKQLTDLGFNIVIYPVSTLRLAMKAVERGLDSLRQEGNLEKVVPEMQTRKELYDLTRYEEYNQFDQGIFNFKI
- a CDS encoding bifunctional 2-methylcitrate synthase/citrate synthase; this translates as MSVQQDNYLNPDYIPEPEKVNTKKGLEGSVIDTSSVSKVNSDTNTLIYRGYPAQELAENCRFEEVAYLLYHGELPTAVSLANFEKLERSYREISKDNLNIVKILSKKCHPMDSIRTGVSLLGCEDERVWDSSPATNVDKAIQLLAKIPTMVAADYRFKNNLDFIPPSKDLSISENFFNMCFGKIPQKEIIKAFDVSLILYAEHSFNASTFTTRVVTSTESDLYSATVAGIGALKGPLHGGANEQVMHMMMEIGDPAKAESWLLEALAAKKKVMGFGHRVYKKGDSRVPTMKKYTQVMADVIGDQKWMKMYNSLEKVMIEKKKIYPNLDFPAGPAYYMMGFEIDFFTPIFVMARTVGWSAHIMEQAAHNRIIRPLSEYIGPEQRHVMPISERK